The DNA region AAATCCTTGCTTTTGAAGTTGGCTATGACTGGACGCTCGGTCTCGAGCTCGACCAGTATCTAGGTAACCTTTTCGACTTTGAATTATCCATGGATTACGCCGAGCTTGATTATACAAATGCATTTAGCACGACTATAATAAATGCTAACATCATGTTAAATGTGAAGCCTATGGGCTCTAAATATCACATCAAACCATATCTTGGTACAGGTTTTGGTATTTCTCCATTTTTTAATAACGGTGCATCAGCAGAAAACGGAGTTACACTTCATCTGCCGGCTCAAGTCGGCTTTGACTACCAGCTTAATGATAATATGGCCGTAGGACTCAAAGCTCGCTATAATCGCAGTCTTTCTGATGATTTAGATGGAATTGGGGAAGCATTAGATATGGATGGCATTAATCACGATGATTTTATCGTCTATTCGGTAGGCTTTAAAATTAGTATTAACAAAACCAGGGATAAAGATGGAGACGGTATTTCTGATAAAAATGACCTTTGCCCTGATACTTATGGTACCTCTTTTTGGGGTTGTCCTGACAGTGACAGTGACGGCATACCGGATAATGAAGATGCTTGCCCTAACAACCCCGGGCGGTCTGTATTAGGAGGATGTCCCGACAGTGATGGAGACGGAATAGTTAATAGTCGGGATAAATGTCCGGAAACGGCAGGTGTTTTTGAAAATGAAGGCTGCCCACGTGCTTTAGATGAAGATAATGACGGAATTACAGATGCCGAAGATGATTGTCCCCAACAAGCAGGTACTGCCGCAAACAATGGGTGCCCCCAAAAAGAGGAAAAGCAGCTAACCGAAAATATGAAGGAGAATTTACAGAAATTAGGTTCTCTGCTCCAGTTTGAAGACAACAGTTCCGTAGTTGATTCTACAGCTTATGATGCCCTGAAGCAATTGGCGGATTATATGCAAAGTGATTCTGATCTTCGTTTAATAATAAGAGGACATACAAATACCTCGAGAAGTGCCGCTCAAAATTTAGAGCTGTCTGTTGACAGGGCAAATGCAGTAAAAGATTATTTGATTGAGCAAGGGATTCAAGCCAATAGAATTGCAGCATTTGGCTATGGCGATACAAGACCTGAAATTTCAAATGATTCCCAGGACGGTAGAGAACAAGTGAAAAATAGCAGGATTGAGCTTCACCTGTATTATCAGTAACCTAAGATAGCTTCAGGCTACACTTCTGCTATTTTCAGAGGGGAAGAAGTATACCTCTTCCTCAGTTCAGCAGCTAAAGGTATATCGGCTAGACACCTATGTCCAACATTTTTTCTTATGCCAGATGTTCGCTATCACAAATCGGTTAATCAATATTTTATCGTAACAATACTTTCCATTGTGGGTTCGCTCGGTGTTATAGCGGTAGAATCCAGAGGCGTATCTTGATTAGGTTGCTGCTCGAATCGTATGGCATATTTAGTGTCGGTAGGTCACCGCATAGAGCTCGTCTTATATCGTCTGCCGGAACCATACATTGGTTTCGAACTCTCCGATGGCCTCATTCTGCCCATCTCTTTCTCCGGGGCCGGCACCTGTGCTTTGGTTAGGATCAAGCCTCCCATCTTCATGAGTCAATTTGACTACCTGGTCTTGGTACAACCATAAACCGGACAGAGAAATATAGCGGCCTTGCTTTTGAGTTCTATACCGGCCCCGGCTGCTTGCCCCATAACCGGCCGATAGTTTGTAAGCCGAATTACAAGCTTCCTCAACTTTGGGTGTACATGGTTTTTGATAATGGCCTTGTGACGAGAAATCTTTTGCAGAGCTTCGAAAGGAATTTTGGTAAGGGTTATACGGTATACGCGAGAAAAGGAAAACGGGAGAACGGAGGAAAGAAGACCGGAGATAGAATTTTAGAGTGTTGACTCACGTAATAACACAATCACCGTTTTGAGGGAGTTTGCCATCGCATCCCTGTGGGACTGGTCCCGAAAACATTGGCAAATCACAAAAAGCTGAAGACTGAGAACTGCAAGCCTACTCTTTCACTCTGCTACTTTGTTACTTTGTCACTTCACTACCCTAAGCATTGACCTAAAAGTAGACCATTGACTTAACACTAGTCATCTTCAACCTCAATTTCAAAAGTACGAGAGTTATTGGTCAAATTGTGATCGGCGAAATTGTGACTTACTGTCAACGTATGATTGCCTTCTCTTGCTCTCTTGGTATTCCACTCAAACTTCAAAGTTTTAGAGCTACCTATTTTCAATCCTCCCTTCAGCGTTTCCACGCTAATGTTCTTGTTCTCTGTTTGATTTGCAAGGGTTACCATAATATTTTCGTTAACATCACGATTACCCAAGTTTTGGAGCGTCACTTCAATCGTTACTTTCTGGTCTGTCTCTACATTATCGGGTGCTTTAATCGTGGTTATAGCAATGTCCAGGTATATGGCTTCGATGATTACGATTTCAATGCTTTTGCTATCATTTTTTGAAATATCATCACTAAGAACATGACGCACTTCCAATTTGTGTTTCCCTGTGGAGGCGCCATCGGTATTCCAGTTAAAGGTTACTGATGTTGCCGCTCCGGTAGCTAAACCTCCGCTAATAGACTTTGAATCTATAGTCGTACCATCATTTTGATCTACAAGAGTAATCTTTATAGCATCGCCAACATCCTGGTTGCCCAGGTTTTCAATTTTTGCTTTTACCTGCACATTATCTCCTTGGGTAGCTTCCGAGGGAGCTTCAAGTGAGATAACGGCAATATCAGTAATGGGAGCTTCATTGATGGTAACACTGGCCTTACGGGTATCATTGTCCGTATTTTCATCAGCAAAATCGTGGCTAGCTGAAAGCTGGTGATCTCCTATGGAATATCCCTGAGTATCCCAGCTATAAGTAAAGGTTGTAAAATCCCCTATTGCGAGTCCGCCATCTATTTTTTGGGTACCTATGGTTTTTCCGTCAGCTAAGTCATCTAACGTAATAGTAATTGTCTCATTTACGTCCTGATTCCCAATATTTTTCACATCAACTTCTACGTCAACAACTTTGCCTTCCTCTATCGTATCAGGGAGCCTGACGTCAGTAACAGCGATATCAGTGATATCAGGCTCGTTCACTGTTACAG from Halalkalibaculum roseum includes:
- a CDS encoding OmpA family protein gives rise to the protein MSTLIFEMILKWLRIIILACLFALNGVWQAEAQSRNRPTWITFSVGHQEYNGDFGNEILAFEVGYDWTLGLELDQYLGNLFDFELSMDYAELDYTNAFSTTIINANIMLNVKPMGSKYHIKPYLGTGFGISPFFNNGASAENGVTLHLPAQVGFDYQLNDNMAVGLKARYNRSLSDDLDGIGEALDMDGINHDDFIVYSVGFKISINKTRDKDGDGISDKNDLCPDTYGTSFWGCPDSDSDGIPDNEDACPNNPGRSVLGGCPDSDGDGIVNSRDKCPETAGVFENEGCPRALDEDNDGITDAEDDCPQQAGTAANNGCPQKEEKQLTENMKENLQKLGSLLQFEDNSSVVDSTAYDALKQLADYMQSDSDLRLIIRGHTNTSRSAAQNLELSVDRANAVKDYLIEQGIQANRIAAFGYGDTRPEISNDSQDGREQVKNSRIELHLYYQ
- a CDS encoding endonuclease V; amino-acid sequence: MAYLVSVGHRIELVLYRLPEPYIGFELSDGLILPISFSGAGTCALVRIKPPIFMSQFDYLVLVQP
- a CDS encoding CARDB domain-containing protein, encoding MEKFTFILFATLAIASCDLLYNQDSDSSAPLNDISISAIETTSFAKQGEIITVGITVTNSGTSTIDEEFEILLNNQSEGVTIGSKFLDTGLAPKDSVRVSYSWNTGNVAPGTKTLVAKHTFEDDNPANDSLQSTVTVNEPDITDIAVTDVRLPDTIEEGKVVDVEVDVKNIGNQDVNETITITLDDLADGKTIGTQKIDGGLAIGDFTTFTYSWDTQGYSIGDHQLSASHDFADENTDNDTRKASVTINEAPITDIAVISLEAPSEATQGDNVQVKAKIENLGNQDVGDAIKITLVDQNDGTTIDSKSISGGLATGAATSVTFNWNTDGASTGKHKLEVRHVLSDDISKNDSKSIEIVIIEAIYLDIAITTIKAPDNVETDQKVTIEVTLQNLGNRDVNENIMVTLANQTENKNISVETLKGGLKIGSSKTLKFEWNTKRAREGNHTLTVSHNFADHNLTNNSRTFEIEVEDD